The following coding sequences are from one Nicotiana tomentosiformis chromosome 3, ASM39032v3, whole genome shotgun sequence window:
- the LOC104111716 gene encoding inositol polyphosphate multikinase alpha-like yields the protein MLKIPPHQVAGHQAGNGKLGPLVDESGRFYKPLQGDERGSNEVKFYESFSSNTKIPEHISKFFPIFYGTQLIEASDGSGLKYHLVLHDLVLGRVNPSIVDIKIGSRTWAPQSTEEYMQKCLKKDVETSSLPLGFRLSGIQIYGNKESGYWKPERTSIQNLSAEEVKLILKKFVSSNAATDSDLEPDCSFAATVYGGSTGILSQLLELKAWFEDQTMYHFYSCSILMMFDKEHASVGRNPGAIIKLIDFAHVIEGRGVIDHNFLGGLCSLIKFISEILTAPNEHTTEVSSKPDHQNFICFDNGVN from the coding sequence ATGCTTAAGATTCCTCCGCACCAAGTTGCAGGACACCAAGCAGGCAATGGGAAGCTTGGTCCGCTCGTGGATGAATCAGGACGTTTCTACAAGCCTCTCCAAGGCGATGAACGAGGGTCCAATGAGGTTAAATTCTACGAATCATTCTCTTCCAACACTAAGATCCCAGAACACATCTCCAAATTCTTCCCTATCTTTTATGGCACTCAGCTCATAGAGGCATCCGATGGATCTGGCTTGAAGTACCACTTAGTTTTACATGATCTTGTTCTAGGTCGAGTCAATCCGTCAATAGTGGATATTAAAATTGGTTCAAGAACCTGGGCACCACAATCAACTGAGGAGTATATGCAAAAGTGCTTGAAAAAGGATGTAGAGACATCGAGCCTTCCCTTAGGATTCAGGTTATCGGGGAtacaaatatatggaaataaagAATCAGGTTACTGGAAACCTGAAAGGACTTCAATTCAAAACCTTTCTGCAGAGGAAGTCAAGTTAATCCTAAAAAAGTTTGTTTCTTCTAACGCGGCGACTGACTCAGACTTGGAACCAGATTGTTCCTTTGCAGCAACTGTATATGGCGGTTCTACTGGCATTTTATCGCAGTTGCTAGAGTTGAAAGCATGGTTTGAGGATCAAACGATGTACCATTTTTATTCTTGCTCAATTCTGATGATGTTTGACAAAGAACATGCATCGGTAGGACGGAATCCAGGTGCAATAATCAAGTTGATTGATTTTGCTCATGTTATAGAAGGAAGAGGTGtcattgatcataacttcttgggTGGTCTTTGCTCTTTGATAAAGTTCATATCTGAAATTCTTACTGCTCCAAATGAGCACACAACAGAAGTTTCCTCAAAGCCTGATCATCAGAACTTTATTTGCTTTGATAACGGTGTAAACTAA